From one Tautonia marina genomic stretch:
- a CDS encoding carboxymuconolactone decarboxylase family protein gives MARIRWIAEDSATGPIADAYREWQDANPGRPVIPAILKCFSLRPDFFRDVVAFSDRLHFSEGHLTRRIKEMIATYVSALNQCPY, from the coding sequence ATGGCTCGTATTCGATGGATTGCCGAGGACTCGGCCACCGGCCCCATTGCCGATGCCTACCGTGAATGGCAAGACGCAAACCCCGGACGGCCTGTCATCCCGGCGATCCTGAAGTGTTTCAGTCTTCGCCCCGACTTCTTTCGAGACGTAGTGGCGTTCTCCGACCGTCTGCACTTCTCCGAGGGGCATTTGACGCGTCGGATCAAAGAAATGATCGCCACGTATGTTTCGGCGTTGAATCAGTGCCCTTACTGA
- a CDS encoding carboxymuconolactone decarboxylase family protein, whose product MQESDPNVYESLARGDLDGAPLPRVEHALLQFVETITKHAYRVTDEQVERLREMGWTDEQLAECVYIAALFAFFNRVADAFGIEFPTNFGTLASRDGDPQQSDPTEGTP is encoded by the coding sequence TTGCAGGAATCCGACCCCAATGTTTACGAGTCTCTGGCGAGGGGAGACCTTGACGGAGCGCCGCTTCCCCGTGTCGAGCATGCACTTCTCCAGTTCGTCGAAACCATTACCAAACACGCCTACCGCGTGACTGACGAGCAGGTCGAACGGCTCCGAGAGATGGGATGGACCGACGAGCAACTGGCGGAATGCGTGTACATTGCTGCGCTTTTTGCGTTTTTCAATCGGGTGGCCGACGCGTTCGGGATTGAATTTCCGACCAACTTTGGAACACTCGCTTCCCGAGACGGAGACCCGCAACAGTCTGATCCCACTGAGGGGACCCCTTAA
- a CDS encoding 5-oxoprolinase subunit B family protein: MIDHGLDLTPLGDRAWLARFPSNGHAASWAEAVRGRSWSGVVDVVAAYHSVAIYVDPTVIDPEDVEPLLRSLSTDEMSQRIGRMFRVPVHYKGDDLVEISNRIGLSIDEIIDVHAGNEYSVQAIGFLPGFPYLGELAEPLAGLPRRETPRTSVPAGSVAIAGRQTCIYPEASPGGWHLIGQTPLILADLAGGYLPMATGDRVRFEPIDCRRFEELRGCRIGEF; this comes from the coding sequence GTGATCGACCATGGCCTCGACCTGACACCACTCGGCGATCGGGCCTGGCTGGCTCGATTCCCATCGAATGGGCACGCGGCGTCGTGGGCCGAAGCGGTACGCGGTCGCTCCTGGTCAGGAGTGGTGGATGTGGTTGCTGCCTATCATTCCGTTGCGATCTACGTTGATCCGACAGTGATCGATCCCGAAGACGTCGAACCGTTGCTCCGGAGTCTTTCCACGGACGAGATGTCCCAGAGGATCGGCCGGATGTTCCGTGTGCCGGTGCATTACAAGGGTGACGATCTGGTCGAGATCTCAAACCGGATCGGTCTTTCCATCGATGAAATTATCGATGTTCATGCCGGCAACGAGTATTCGGTTCAGGCCATTGGTTTTCTGCCCGGATTTCCGTACCTGGGAGAGCTTGCGGAACCACTGGCCGGATTGCCGAGGCGAGAAACTCCGCGCACGAGCGTTCCGGCCGGGTCGGTGGCGATCGCCGGTCGACAGACGTGCATTTATCCCGAGGCATCACCGGGAGGCTGGCATCTGATCGGACAAACTCCCTTGATCCTGGCCGACCTGGCAGGCGGTTATCTCCCGATGGCAACGGGTGATCGCGTCCGATTCGAACCGATTGATTGTCGTCGGTTTGAGGAGTTACGGGGATGTCGGATCGGCGAGTTCTGA
- a CDS encoding 5-oxoprolinase subunit PxpA encodes MVSESRRLIDLNADLGEGFPDDEALLDRISSAGIACGGHAGDRAVCLQTIEIARRKGVIIGAHPGYPDREEFGRRERVATADEVARIIDEQLSQFASWAAEVGAIVRFVKPHGALYNQAQRDLEIAVGVVTAVLDWGLPVLGLPGSVLEREVLRAGLSFVPEGFADRRYRPDGTLVPRSEPEALIDDPGESERQALILIDRGLRTLCLHGDDPTALAKADRLRAAFGRAGVVVQSFVGDGDA; translated from the coding sequence ATGGTTTCTGAATCGCGTCGACTCATTGATCTGAACGCGGACCTCGGCGAAGGATTTCCAGACGATGAGGCGCTCCTCGATCGCATCAGTTCGGCCGGAATCGCCTGTGGAGGTCATGCCGGTGACCGGGCGGTTTGCCTTCAAACGATCGAGATTGCCAGGCGCAAGGGGGTGATCATCGGAGCCCATCCGGGTTACCCCGATCGAGAAGAATTTGGACGTCGTGAACGGGTTGCGACAGCTGATGAGGTGGCCCGAATCATTGATGAGCAACTCTCTCAGTTTGCCTCATGGGCCGCGGAAGTCGGGGCGATCGTGCGGTTCGTCAAACCGCATGGAGCGCTTTACAATCAAGCCCAGCGCGATCTGGAAATCGCGGTCGGGGTCGTGACGGCGGTCCTCGATTGGGGGTTGCCGGTCCTGGGGCTGCCTGGCAGCGTGCTCGAACGCGAGGTCCTTCGGGCCGGCCTTTCCTTTGTTCCTGAAGGCTTCGCCGATCGACGATACCGCCCCGATGGCACACTTGTGCCCCGTTCCGAACCAGAAGCGTTGATTGACGATCCAGGCGAATCCGAGCGGCAGGCGCTCATCCTCATTGATCGGGGGCTTCGAACGCTCTGTCTGCACGGTGATGACCCGACCGCGCTCGCCAAGGCCGATCGTTTGCGCGCGGCCTTCGGTCGTGCTGGAGTCGTTGTGCAGAGCTTTGTCGGGGACGGTGATGCGTGA
- a CDS encoding 5-oxoprolinase subunit C family protein: MSEVERVDPCALTVLRAGASSTIQDLGRSAYRSQGVPQGGAFDRSSHELANALLGNKSDAATVELTLLGGVFRAEVPLAVALAGAPMAVLKQRPDGTQDRFEVPIALGLQPGDLLELGGTAIGVRTYLAVRGGWQTPQILGSRSTEQALRAGDCLPAIPSWSPVRRIDPALSDRIDSTRPIRIMAGPDTAIIRDSCWHHHAFTVAEASNRMGLRLDGPGLEVLVPADRLSVPVAPGAVQVSGGKLILLGVACGTMGGYPMVAHAASCDLDRLAQVRPGEDLRFEWIDVNEARRLDRAERLRREQRRLRIVTLVRGGKV, translated from the coding sequence GTGAGTGAAGTTGAACGCGTTGACCCGTGCGCATTGACGGTTCTCCGAGCCGGAGCAAGTTCGACCATCCAGGATCTCGGGCGATCCGCCTACCGATCGCAGGGAGTTCCTCAGGGAGGAGCGTTCGATCGTTCGTCGCACGAGCTAGCTAACGCACTTCTGGGAAACAAATCGGATGCGGCGACGGTCGAACTGACCCTCCTGGGCGGCGTCTTTCGTGCGGAAGTCCCGCTGGCAGTGGCCCTCGCTGGTGCGCCGATGGCCGTTCTCAAGCAACGGCCCGATGGCACCCAGGATCGGTTCGAGGTTCCCATCGCTCTTGGGCTTCAGCCGGGAGACCTCCTCGAACTCGGTGGAACGGCGATCGGGGTTCGTACCTACCTGGCCGTCCGGGGCGGCTGGCAGACCCCTCAGATTCTCGGTTCCCGATCGACCGAGCAGGCCCTCCGGGCCGGTGATTGCTTGCCGGCGATCCCAAGCTGGTCACCCGTGCGTCGGATCGATCCTGCCTTGTCCGATCGGATCGACTCCACACGACCAATTCGGATCATGGCTGGTCCTGATACCGCAATCATTCGCGACTCCTGCTGGCATCATCACGCCTTTACGGTGGCGGAAGCGAGCAATCGAATGGGCCTCCGACTCGACGGCCCGGGGCTGGAGGTCCTGGTGCCGGCTGATCGCCTCTCGGTGCCGGTGGCTCCCGGCGCGGTGCAGGTTTCGGGCGGGAAGTTGATTCTCCTGGGAGTGGCGTGCGGCACGATGGGAGGGTATCCGATGGTGGCCCATGCTGCCTCCTGCGACCTCGATCGCCTGGCTCAGGTCAGGCCCGGTGAGGATCTTCGTTTCGAGTGGATTGACGTGAACGAGGCCAGACGGCTCGATCGAGCCGAACGGCTGCGGCGAGAACAGCGACGCCTCCGGATCGTCACCCTTGTCCGTGGCGGAAAGGTCTGA
- a CDS encoding amidohydrolase family protein, translating into MIDTNASLGHWPFRRLPLDDPRSLARRLRSLGIERAWVGHLDALLHRDIAAVNVRLSEMCERFGDGLYLPFGAINPTLPDWSEDLRRCQEVHRMPGIRLHPDLHGYALSDPVVAELLAAAATRSLVVQIAVQMEDPRTKHPRLELTLVDLDPVIDLAAKLPQLRLMLLNAGRILGLNPKRVLGSGSISIEIASMEGVGAIDRLIENLGSDRIHFGTHAPLFVPESAVLKLRESVLDADSRQALTQGNALRLIQG; encoded by the coding sequence GTGATCGACACCAACGCTTCCCTCGGCCACTGGCCGTTCCGACGCCTTCCGCTCGATGACCCGCGGTCCCTGGCCCGACGGCTCCGATCGCTCGGCATCGAAAGGGCCTGGGTCGGTCATCTCGATGCCCTGCTCCACCGAGACATCGCCGCGGTCAACGTGCGGCTCTCGGAGATGTGCGAGCGATTCGGCGACGGCCTCTATCTTCCGTTCGGCGCAATCAATCCCACGCTTCCCGACTGGTCCGAGGACCTCCGGCGTTGCCAAGAGGTCCACCGGATGCCGGGAATCCGACTCCACCCCGACCTTCACGGATATGCGCTCTCCGATCCCGTCGTCGCCGAATTGCTCGCGGCGGCGGCGACACGATCGTTGGTTGTCCAGATCGCCGTTCAAATGGAGGACCCGCGGACCAAACATCCCCGCCTGGAGTTGACCCTGGTCGACCTCGACCCTGTAATCGACCTCGCGGCGAAGCTGCCCCAGCTTCGACTCATGTTGCTCAATGCGGGTCGGATACTCGGCCTGAATCCGAAGCGGGTACTTGGTTCCGGAAGCATCTCGATCGAGATCGCATCCATGGAAGGGGTGGGCGCGATCGATCGCCTGATTGAGAACCTTGGCTCCGATCGCATCCACTTCGGAACGCATGCTCCGTTGTTCGTGCCCGAATCGGCTGTTTTGAAGCTCCGTGAGTCGGTCCTCGATGCCGATTCACGTCAGGCACTGACTCAAGGCAATGCCCTTCGACTCATCCAGGGGTAA
- a CDS encoding amidohydrolase family protein has product MRPRLATDQATTVLDPSSYRVWDLHCHLSGVDGRTPSERMAQLIAFADRMGIERLLVFMGFPWATDPTVDDLRRQNDQVLEALTHWNDRALGLAYVSPAHVETSLDEIKRCVRDGPMVGIKLWVARRCSDPAIDPIIQLTHDLNGLIFQHTWLKAEGNLPGESSPEDLVMLSKRFPGTPLICGHTGGDWERGIRIVRPYPDISIDLAGSDPTAGFVEMAVRELGAARVLYGSDAGGRSFASQLAKVLGAELTEEDRRAIFGGNLRRLLTPILSAKGLNP; this is encoded by the coding sequence ATGCGACCTCGCCTTGCGACGGATCAGGCAACGACCGTACTGGATCCGTCCTCGTACCGCGTCTGGGATCTGCATTGCCACCTCTCTGGTGTTGATGGTCGGACGCCGAGCGAGCGAATGGCCCAGTTGATCGCCTTCGCCGACCGGATGGGAATTGAGCGTCTTCTTGTCTTCATGGGCTTCCCCTGGGCCACCGATCCAACCGTCGACGACCTCCGACGCCAAAATGATCAGGTGCTTGAGGCACTCACTCATTGGAATGATCGCGCTCTGGGACTCGCCTATGTCAGCCCGGCGCACGTTGAGACAAGCCTCGACGAGATCAAACGGTGTGTGCGCGACGGTCCAATGGTCGGGATCAAGCTCTGGGTGGCTCGCCGTTGTTCCGATCCGGCGATCGACCCCATCATCCAGCTTACTCATGACTTGAACGGCTTGATCTTCCAGCACACCTGGCTCAAGGCCGAGGGGAACCTGCCGGGGGAATCATCGCCCGAGGATCTGGTCATGCTTTCGAAGCGGTTCCCCGGGACACCCTTGATCTGTGGGCACACGGGAGGAGACTGGGAGCGAGGCATTCGGATCGTTCGTCCTTATCCAGACATCTCGATCGATCTTGCCGGGTCCGATCCCACCGCAGGTTTCGTCGAGATGGCCGTGCGGGAGCTGGGCGCCGCTCGCGTCCTGTATGGAAGCGATGCCGGGGGGCGGAGTTTTGCCTCGCAATTGGCCAAGGTGCTCGGTGCTGAGTTGACCGAGGAAGACCGCCGCGCCATCTTCGGCGGAAATCTCCGGCGTTTGCTAACGCCGATCCTTTCGGCCAAGGGGCTGAACCCGTGA
- a CDS encoding PVC-type heme-binding CxxCH protein encodes MNRFDRGFAVIRTWLCLILVGLVVPIVQGRAIESPQEESALPRFEPLEPEETMTSFQTSNGLRMELLAAEPLVLDPVAGAFDAQGRLFVAEMADYPHVEQANDQPFQENTGDPPIGRVRLLIDQNGDGIFDESHLFAEGLSWPTGIAPWRGGIFVAATPDLWYLKDTDGDHRADVRERIFTGFRKYNIQAVMNNLIWGLDHRIYGAGSSNGGQIRRAERPEGEAETIPLLRSDFRFDPRSLTFEPISGGARFGNTFDDWGNRFLCNIRNPAQHVVLPDRDLSRNPLLPLPTPLHDVAEAGDTIIMHRISPAEPWRELRARRWVEVGKVLPQSELVGAGYLTSSSGITSLRGDAFPESYRGNLILGEVANNLIHRMTVQPQGVTFTASRAEKGVESVASTDTWFRPVNFVNAPDGSLVVLDMYRETIEHPWSIPDDIRSRLNLRSGDDRGRIYRLVPADFQPRPTPNLSTAPTTELVQLLEHPNAWHRETAHRLIFERQDTAAIEPLKQILLHSNSAIGRVHALWSLEGLGALDDDALIDGFDREHKDADRVREHLVAIATTRLDDSEPLRSFLLHLDDQPDARVRFRIALALGGIDDPSVPNILARIARHDHDDPWMRSAVLASAGAQPTEVFQALLREPWPGDTSTLRAILDPLAFAIGAGLTDQEAAIALDTLAQSHGLQSQAQSQIAMRLGDGLLRRGSSLFAVDVAGEASNMRDQWLARSRRALTDREMAPADRALAVELLAHRPFEEAAEQLPRLVGPDEPVEVRLAAITTLSRFGNEPEVAPLLLSGWSTATPSVRAAILSALTARPIWAEALVDAIESEQIPAGQIPQSSRSALLRSRNASVRDRASQFFDRSQGGPAPEVLARYLAALETPGDAERGQAVFDRTCVSCHRLGDAGHAVGPNLVSVSRRTPDELLTHILDPNREVAPDAVDYLVALRDGRVTSGMIASESAASLTLLRAEGEQETLLRVDIEELSSTGRSLMPEGLEKEISPNEMADLIAFLLRLQTL; translated from the coding sequence ATGAATCGTTTCGACAGAGGCTTCGCGGTGATTCGTACCTGGCTTTGCCTGATCCTCGTCGGTCTCGTGGTTCCGATCGTTCAGGGGAGGGCGATTGAATCTCCCCAAGAGGAGAGTGCCCTCCCTCGATTCGAACCCCTGGAACCCGAGGAGACCATGACGTCCTTTCAGACGAGCAACGGGCTCCGCATGGAGTTGCTTGCTGCCGAGCCCTTGGTTCTCGATCCCGTGGCCGGTGCATTCGATGCCCAGGGACGACTCTTCGTCGCCGAGATGGCCGATTATCCCCACGTGGAACAAGCGAACGATCAACCGTTTCAGGAGAACACCGGCGATCCGCCGATCGGTCGGGTACGACTTCTGATCGATCAAAACGGCGACGGCATCTTTGACGAGTCACACCTGTTCGCCGAGGGGCTCTCGTGGCCCACAGGCATTGCGCCGTGGCGTGGTGGAATCTTCGTCGCGGCCACGCCCGACCTCTGGTACTTGAAGGACACCGACGGCGATCACCGGGCCGATGTTCGTGAACGCATTTTCACGGGATTCCGAAAATACAATATTCAAGCAGTGATGAATAACCTGATCTGGGGGCTCGACCACCGGATCTACGGCGCCGGTTCCAGCAACGGTGGTCAAATTCGCCGCGCGGAACGTCCCGAGGGCGAAGCCGAGACGATCCCCTTGCTCCGAAGCGATTTTCGATTCGATCCACGCTCGCTCACCTTCGAACCCATCAGTGGCGGGGCACGGTTCGGAAACACGTTCGACGACTGGGGCAATCGCTTCCTTTGCAACATTCGAAACCCGGCGCAACATGTCGTCTTGCCCGACCGCGATCTGTCCCGCAACCCGTTGCTTCCCTTACCCACCCCCCTACACGACGTGGCTGAGGCCGGCGATACGATCATCATGCACCGAATCAGCCCAGCCGAGCCGTGGCGGGAATTACGGGCGAGGCGATGGGTCGAGGTGGGGAAAGTGCTGCCTCAGAGCGAACTGGTCGGCGCAGGTTACCTGACCTCCTCCAGCGGGATTACCTCGCTCCGCGGAGACGCGTTTCCAGAATCGTATCGGGGGAACCTCATCCTGGGTGAGGTTGCCAATAACCTCATCCATCGCATGACGGTTCAACCACAGGGCGTGACCTTCACCGCGAGCCGTGCCGAGAAAGGGGTCGAGTCGGTTGCCTCGACCGATACCTGGTTCCGCCCCGTCAACTTCGTGAATGCTCCCGACGGATCGTTGGTCGTGCTCGACATGTATCGGGAAACCATTGAACATCCCTGGTCGATTCCCGACGACATCCGAAGTCGGCTCAACCTGCGCAGCGGCGATGACCGAGGCCGAATCTACCGGCTCGTTCCTGCCGACTTCCAGCCCCGCCCGACCCCGAACCTGAGCACAGCGCCCACGACTGAACTCGTTCAACTTCTCGAACACCCGAACGCCTGGCATCGAGAAACGGCCCACCGCCTGATTTTCGAACGTCAAGACACGGCTGCAATTGAACCTCTGAAGCAAATCTTGCTGCACAGCAATTCCGCGATTGGCCGGGTTCACGCCCTCTGGTCGCTCGAAGGGCTGGGAGCTCTCGACGATGACGCATTGATTGACGGATTCGATCGCGAGCACAAGGACGCAGACCGGGTCCGTGAACATCTCGTGGCCATTGCCACAACCCGCCTGGACGATTCGGAACCACTCCGATCCTTCCTGCTTCACCTTGACGATCAACCCGACGCTCGTGTCCGATTCCGAATCGCGCTGGCGCTGGGTGGCATTGATGACCCAAGCGTTCCGAACATCCTGGCTCGCATTGCGCGACACGACCATGATGACCCGTGGATGCGATCCGCCGTCCTCGCGTCCGCCGGTGCTCAACCCACTGAAGTCTTCCAGGCCTTGCTGCGTGAACCCTGGCCGGGAGACACCTCAACGCTCCGAGCGATCCTTGATCCCCTCGCCTTTGCCATCGGAGCAGGTCTGACGGATCAGGAGGCCGCGATCGCGCTGGACACGCTGGCTCAATCGCATGGTCTTCAGTCTCAGGCACAATCCCAGATCGCCATGAGGCTCGGTGATGGGCTGCTCCGACGCGGATCGAGTTTGTTCGCGGTGGATGTGGCTGGCGAAGCCTCCAACATGCGTGATCAATGGCTTGCCAGGTCCCGTCGAGCGCTGACCGATCGTGAGATGGCTCCCGCCGATCGGGCCCTGGCCGTTGAGCTGCTTGCGCATCGACCATTCGAGGAGGCGGCCGAGCAACTCCCTCGCCTGGTCGGCCCAGACGAGCCGGTCGAAGTTCGCCTCGCCGCCATTACCACTCTGTCCCGATTCGGAAATGAACCCGAGGTGGCCCCCCTGCTCCTCTCCGGCTGGAGCACTGCGACTCCGAGCGTCAGAGCCGCGATTCTCTCTGCACTGACCGCGCGTCCGATCTGGGCCGAAGCGCTCGTGGATGCGATCGAGTCGGAGCAGATTCCCGCCGGGCAGATCCCTCAGTCGAGCCGCTCTGCCCTGCTCAGGAGCCGAAACGCATCGGTCCGGGACCGGGCCTCTCAGTTTTTCGACCGTTCGCAAGGAGGTCCGGCTCCCGAGGTTCTGGCCCGCTACCTTGCCGCGCTGGAGACCCCCGGTGATGCGGAACGGGGCCAAGCTGTTTTTGATCGAACATGTGTCTCCTGTCATCGTCTGGGAGACGCCGGGCATGCGGTCGGGCCAAACCTCGTCTCGGTCTCACGCAGAACTCCGGACGAGCTGCTCACGCATATTCTCGATCCGAACCGGGAAGTGGCCCCCGATGCGGTCGATTACCTTGTCGCGTTGCGAGATGGCCGCGTCACCTCCGGAATGATCGCGTCGGAATCCGCCGCGTCGCTGACACTTCTTCGAGCCGAGGGCGAGCAGGAAACCCTGCTGCGAGTCGACATCGAGGAACTTTCCTCGACCGGACGATCACTCATGCCCGAAGGTCTGGAGAAAGAAATCAGTCCGAACGAAATGGCCGACCTGATTGCCTTCTTGCTCCGGCTTCAGACCCTCTGA